The Salvia miltiorrhiza cultivar Shanhuang (shh) chromosome 1, IMPLAD_Smil_shh, whole genome shotgun sequence genome has a window encoding:
- the LOC131005519 gene encoding pollen-specific leucine-rich repeat extensin-like protein 3, with protein sequence MGLRVKFLVIGVFLLSTLGSCRAKSATVKVVGLLHCIKNGSSCSNSSLGFEVMVRCKANEMMAQGNGGVDERGKFNVTLSAEIAGDSSATDGCYAKLQSRSGAPCHIQAAQAASVKILTHSAATQAVNVSAPTVIKFSPITCQSAFFWPFPNITFFGSPPPPAPEYTPPLENSTPPQPSYNAPAPSLPPPELEAPSPSPALAPPPTYRNPTNPTIRRPSPPPQAPPPQIPPPTSTPVYSRPSPPPLPAAAAATPLNGPIQSLTPPGQTPNSAPPPAVIAPAPPTRASSAAAAPSAGISIPPRRRRPSPIPRAPPIPRLPVTPSVPRKYFNPPKSRTKPPSSV encoded by the exons ATGGGGCTTCGAGTTAAGTTCTTGGTCATCGGTGTTTTCCTCCTGTCGACTCTTGGCTCATGTCGAGCCAAGAGCGCGACAGTTAAGGTAGTCGGCCTTTTGCACTGCATCAAAAATGGCTCTAGCTGCAGCAATTCATCCCTAG GGTTTGAAGTGATGGTGAGATGCAAAGCGAATGAGATGATGGCGCAGGGAAACGGAGGTGTTGATGAGCGTGGGAAGTTCAATGTGACGCTCTCTGCTGAGATCGCGGGGGATTCGAGCGCCACGGACGGCTGCTACGCGAAGCTGCAGAGTAGATCCGGTGCGCCCTGCCACATACAAGCAGCGCAAGCTGCCTCGGTGAAAATTCTAACCCACTCTGCTGCGACGCAAGCGGTAAATGTTAGTGCGCCCACCGTAATAAAATTTTCACCTATTACATGCCAATCCGCCTTCTTTTGGCCCTTCCCCAACATCACATTCTTCGGCtccccgccgccgccggcgccggAATATACCCCTCCGCTGGAAAATTCAACTCCGCCGCAACCATCATATAATGCACCAGCCCCATCCCTTCCGCCGCCGGAACTCGAGGCTCCATCTCCGTCGCCGGCGCTGGCGCCGCCGCCAACTTACCGAAACCCTACCAATCCAACAATCAGAAGACCATCTCCACCACCACAAGCTCCTCCTCCACAAATTCCGCCGCCAACTTCTACCCCAGTTTACAGCCGGCCGTCACCACCTCCacttccggcggcggcggcggcgacgcctcTCAATGGCCCAATTCAATCCCTAACTCCGCCCGGACAAACGCCAAATTCAGCTCCTCCACCCGCTGTGATCGCTCCAGCTCCACCAACTCGAGCATCATCGGCAGCAGCGGCGCCTTCAGCCGGAATATCGATCCCCCCGAGGCGGAGGCGGCCGAGTCCGATTCCGAGAGCTCCGCCGATTCCGCGGCTGCCTGTGACGCCGAGTGTGCCGAGAAAGTATTTCAATCCGCCAAAGTCAAGAACCAAACCTCCAAGTTCCGTTTAA
- the LOC131005520 gene encoding V-type proton ATPase 16 kDa proteolipid subunit, which translates to MSSTFSGDETAPFFGFLGAAAALVFSCMGAAYGTAKSGVGVASMGVMRPELVMKSIVPVVMAGVLGIYGLIIAVIISTGINPKAKSYYLFDGYAHLSSGLACGLAGLAAGMAIGIVGDAGVRANAQQPKLFVGMILILIFAEALALYGLIVGIILSSRAGQSRAD; encoded by the exons ATGTCGTCGACCTTCAGCGGCGATGAAACTGCCCCCTTCTTCGGCTTTCtcggcgccgccgccgcgctCGTCTTCTCCT GTATGGGCGCGGCTTACGGAACAGCGAAGAGTGGAGTTGGCGTGGCGTCGATGGGGGTGATGCGGCCGGAGCTGGTAATGAAATCGATTGTGCCGGTGGTTATGGCTGGTGTTTTGGGTATATATGGATTGATTATTGCTGTGATTATCAGCACCGGGATTAACCCTAAGGCTAAGTCTTACTACCTCTTCGACGGCTATGCTCATCTCTCTTCGGGCTTGGCTTGTGGCCTCGCTGGACTTGCTGCTGGGATGGCTATTGGCATTGTGGGAGATGCTGGTGTGAG GGCTAATGCGCAGCAGCCTAAGCTTTTTGTTGGAATGATCCTTATTCTCATTTTTGCTGAAGCTTTGGCGCTCTATGGTCTTATTGTAGGAATTATATTGTCTTCACGAGCTGGCCAGTCCCGGGCTGACTAG
- the LOC131005518 gene encoding repetitive proline-rich cell wall protein 1-like, which yields MRVDSLCQSFLLLSLLFGAVSLCSADDKTFEVVGSTQCADCNFKTSNAFSGLRVTIDCKLKNGDTKRFGAGELDERGEFKVSLGQKLGEECYAQLHSAAAVPCPAHNGLEASKIVLKSETNGKTSYAPAKTLQFSSTLCSSKTFWPPYLKHPPLPPHPWFKNLPKPTLPPFGHPWPPLPPLYKHKPLPPPVPVYTPTPKAPVVKPPVYTPTPKPPVVKPPVYTPKPKPPVVKPPVYTPKPPVYTPKPKPPVVKPPVYTPKPPVYTPKPKPPVVKPPVYTPKPKPPVVKPPVYTPKPKPPVVKPCPPILKKPLPPPVPVYKPPLPPPIKKKPCPPLPLPPPITKKPCPPLPKLPPKYFHHPKFGHFPPLPPSIPLH from the exons ATGAGGGTTGATTCCCTTTGTCAGAGCTTCTTGCTCTTGTCTTTATTGTTTGGTGCAGTGAGTTTGTGCAGTGCAGATGACAAGACTTTTGAGGTTGTCGGAAGCACTCAGTGTGCTGATTGCAACTTCAAGACTTCCAACGCCTTTTCag GTCTTCGCGTGACCATTGACTGCAAGCTCAAAAACGGCGACACGAAACGGTTCGGAGCGGGCGAGCTGGACGAGCGAGGCGAGTTCAAGGTCTCGCTCGGCCAGAAGCTCGGAGAGGAATGCTACGCGCAGCTCCACAGCGCGGCTGCCGTGCCCTGCCCCGCCCACAACGGCCTCGAGGCCTCCAAGATCGTGCTCAAGTCCGAAACCAACGGCAAGACGAGCTACGCCCCGGCCAAGACCCTCCAATTCTCATCCACATTGTGCTCCTCCAAGACCTTCTGGCCGCCCTACTTGAAGCACCCTCCCCTCCCTCCCCACCCATGGTTCAAAAACCTCCCCAAGCCCACCCTACCGCCCTTCGGCCACCCTTGGCCCCCTCTCCCGCCCCTCTACAAGCACAAGCCACTCCCACCACCCGTTCCCGTCTACACACCTACGCCAAAAGCACCCGTGGTCAAGCCCCCCGTATACACGCCTACGCCAAAACCACCCGTGGTCAAGCCCCCCGTATACACGCCTAAGCCTAAACCACCCGTGGTCAAGCCCCCGGTCTACACACCTAAGCCCCCTGTCTACACACCAAAGCCAAAACCACCCGTGGTCAAGCCCCCGGTCTACACACCTAAGCCCCCCGTGTACACACCTAAGCCAAAGCCACCCGTGGTCAAGCCCCCCGTCTACACGCCAAAGCCAAAGCCACCGGTGGTCAAGCCCCCGGTGTACACGCCTAAGCCAAAACCACCGGTGGTGAAGCCCTGCCCGCCAATCCTGAAGAAGCCACTCCCGCCACCGGTGCCCGTGTACAAGCCCCCATTGCCACCACCAATCAAGAAGAAGCCCTGCCCGCCTCTCCCATTGCCACCACCGATCACGAAGAAGCCCTGCCCGCCTCTGCCCAAGCTCCCGCCCAAGTACTTCCACCACCCGAAATTCGGGCACTTCCCGCCACTGCCTCCAAGCATCCCCCTTCATTGA